Part of the Aquimarina sp. TRL1 genome, AATAATAAGGGGCATTATACATAATCTCGTCCCAGGCTCTCGATTCATCTACATATGCTCCAAAATAAAAATCAGGTAATAATGGAGTACCGTCTCGATCGCGCACTTTCCACCCATAAGAGTGATTGGATACTAACATTCCATTAGCTGCTGCTGCTGTTGCTTCTGACTTATCCTTATTCCATTTGTAGCCTTTTACTTTTGCCATAGGAGCCATTCCTTTTGCTTTAGCAACTACTCCAGAAGCTATAATAGTTCCTGTCACATGTGCTGCATGATAGTCTAACTTTACTCCTCCTTCTGAAGCTGCATCTTCTATACTTACTCTGTCATTTCCTCCTGCTCCATCATATTCCTGGTGTGTTATTCTCGCATGTCCTCCATCCCAAACATATGCGGTCATGCCCTGTCCATCTAATTGAAGTCCTAAAGTTCCTCCTGTATTTAAGTGATCCGTTCTTGTTGATTTTGCTGCATCCGTGTTATAGGTTGTATAGTACAAAGGAGTACCGTTTTTTCCTATTTTTTGAAGCTCGGCGTAACTCCCATCTTCCAAATACATTTCTACTTCCCAATGATTTTTTCGGGCCAGACGTAAGGCTTCTTTTTTTTCTGTAGATTCCTGCTTATCAAGTCCCGTTTGCAATTGATGCAATACACTCATATTACTCTTTTGTGTAATGACTGATCGCTGAGCAGGTGTCTGAGCATACATTCCCATCGAAAAAATGAATAAGGATGAGCATGCTAACTTGTTGATGTTTTTTCTTTTTCTAAAAAGTTCTCTATACCTAGAGAAGCGATTTTTTTGAGTTTGTTTCATCGTTATATTTAAATTAGTTAATACCTCAAAATTAGTCGCTCAGATACTCTTTAGTCCTGTGAAAAATAAGATTAACGATTAATTGTTATTTCATTAAGAAGTATTAATACGATTATCAAAAAAGAACTACAAACTCCTACTGTTATTAAGTGCTTTTAACGTTAAAAATGTTAAACAATCCCTAATGCTTTTTTTAAAATATATTCCCCAATGCTTTGAATATTCTTTTCTCACAATTCAAAAAACCAGAGTGCTAGCATTTTTTATTTTTCTTTTCTTCGTATTCTAATTTTCGACATATCATTGATATGCACATGATCATATCATCGTTTTTTACGAAAAATTAACATCTCTATGCTATAGATTACATTATTTTAGAGGGTGCAAACCAATTATTATAGATACACATGACTGAAATGGCTTCAAAATATAATCTCGGTTTTTTTCCGACACCTCTTCATGAATTAAAAACACTTTCTACGTTATACGACAATTATACTATCTATATAAAACGTGATGATCAAACAGGTTTGGCTACTGGAGGAAATAAGACCAGAAAACTTGAATACTTATTACAAGAAGCTTTGCATCAAGGGTGTGATGCGATAATTACTGCAGGAGCGCAACAATCTAATCACTGTCGTCAAACGGCTGCTGCCTGTGCTATAGCTAATCTAGAATGTCATTTAATGCTCGGAGGTACACGCCCGGATCAATTTGATGGGAATTTATTGCTATCCTCGATTCTTGGAGCTACCATTCATTTTACAGGAGACAATAGAAAAGGAGAAGATATTATTTCCTTAAAAAAACAATTAGAACAACAAGGGAAAAAACCCTATATAATTCCATATGGAGGATCTAATAGTATTGGGGCAATGGGATTTGTCCACGCTATAAAAGAACTAAAAGCACAGCTTTCCTCTCAACAGGTACAAATAGATTACATCTTTTTTGCCTCCAGTTCTGGAGGAATGCAGGCCGGGGTAACAATGGGGTGTGAAATATACGATCTAAATACAACCTTAATCCCTATTAATATCGATAAAGATGAAACTCATGGAACAGCTTTAGAGCAAGTGGTATTGGACATTATTCGAGAAGGCAGCAAGACATTGCCAATTAATCGCAGCTATACTATTGACGATATTCCACTAAATAAAGAATATGATGAGGCTGGTTATGGTGTATTTACGCACCAAGAAAATAAGGCCATCACTACCCTGGCACAAAAAGAAGGGATTCTTTTGGATCCTGTATATACTGGACGAGCATTTTATGGAATGATCGATCACCTGGAAAAGAAAAAGATACCAGTAAATTCTAAGGTACTGTTTTGGCATACAGGAGGATTTCCTGCAATTTTTAAATTTACGGAAGCATTAAGCCCACAAACGAAAGCTGCTTATGAATAATATAGAAGTTTACTTACAGCCAACCCGATATATTGATTATCGCACTGATGAAATCCAACAAATCGTAGGTGCATTTCTCAATCAATCCTATTCTCAAAAAGAAATAGCTATACAGTTATATCTAACAGTCAGAGATCAATGGAGGTACAATCCCTATCATCTCAGTTTTACTGAGAATGCATATAAAGCAAGTACAATAGCTGTCAAAAAGGAAGGACATTGTGTTGATAAATCTATACTACTTATTGCATGTCTTCGGGCTGTTGGCATTCCCGCCAGAATTCATCTTGCCAAAGTAAAAAATCATATCGCAGTGGAGCGTCTTACAGAGAAATTCGGTACCAATGAAATTACACCACATGGAATGGTGAATCTTTTTTTAGAGGGTTCATGGGTTAAAGTATCCCCTGCATTTAATAAAGAACTCTGTTATAAATGCAATGTCCCTCCACTAGATTTTGATGGAAAAAAGGATGCGATCTTTCAACAATATGATAATACAGGGAATCTATTCATGGAATATTTAGATGATTACGGTCATTTTGAAGATATTCCAACAGAATTCATTTTTGAAAATTTCAAAGCAAATTATCCTCACATATATAAAATCTTCGAAGGCTCGAATGAAATACAACTATAGATATATGTCCTAAAGACGAATACATAAGGATTCTAATGAGGATACATTGCAATTTCGAGACAATTCTCAAAACACCTAGGTCTAGGGTGCCAGCTAAAGTTACTTCCCTTTATCGAAATAACATAACTCTAATAACAGCTTTGTTAAGCGCTCATTAATTATTAAACACTACATATCCATTTAGGGAACACGCCAATAACAACCATACAAAATAGGGTAATGCCAATAAAGAAAATTGTTTTACATCCCGTGCATATCTGATTAGGAAAAATCCTAAGATAGCTGTCAGTACTAGTAATATAATAAAAGCTTCCATGACCCAGTGCTGATTAAAAAAGGCAAAATTCCAGAAAAAATTCAAAAAGAATTGTGCAAAAAACAGCACTATTATTTGTTTATTTATTCGAACAACAACGAGATTTGCCATATAAAAAGAAAAACATACCATTATAAAAGACCAGGCAACTCCGAATAACCAATTTGGTGGAGACCAAGGTGCTTTATTTAGTGATATGTACCATTCTGATACTGGTCCATTATTCATTAAATAGACTCCTATTCCCAGCGCTGCAAAATTTATGATCAAAAAGATGATCAGAAAAAAAAGGTACTTCATTATAAGTATTTTGTTATTTGATCACTTAGTGGAGGAATTTCTGAGGAAAAAACATCTAGTAATGTTCCTTGTTCACTTATCAGGTATTTTTGAAAATTCCATTTTACCTTAGAGTTTTTACTTTTATTATAGGTTTTATCTGTTAACCACTGATACAAATGGTGTTGCTCCTCTCCTTGTACGTTTACTTTTTCTGTTAATGGAAATGTAACACCATAATTTAACTTACAAAAAGATTGTATTTCAGTTTTGGTTCCTGGTTCCTGTTGTCCAAATTGATTACAGGGTACTCCTATAATAACAAGAGAATCCTGGTGTTTTTCGTATAGAGCCTGTAATCCTTTGTACTGTTTAGTAAAACCACATTTTGATGCTACATTGACAATCAGTATTTTTTTTCCTTTATAATCGGAAAGCTTCATTGTTTCTCCTGTAATAGATTGAATCTCTATATCATATATACTGGGATTTTTAGCTTCTTTTTTTTGATTACAGCTAATTGTTACCACAATACATAGTAATAGTTTATAAAAATATTTCATTAGTGGTGGTTGATTAAAGTTATCTTATTATTCAAATGTAGCCATTGAATTCGTATCTAAAGTTTAGAATGACTGCTTTAACAGCTACAATTATGATTCAGTGATATTATAACTTTTCTGTTAAATAACCTCATTGTATATCCGTTAAATTTAGACGTTTTTTTTATCATTTTTAATTTTTATAAAAGCAGTTAATATTCCCTAAAAAAAGCGTTATAAAAATCATTTTGTATAACTCGACAGAACTTCTAAGCAGCAAAAAAGGAGCTATTGCTCCTTTTGTATAAATATGTTTTATTTTTGATTGATTGTGTATATTTTGATACCTAAAAACTAATTAACACATAATGAACTTGACAAATAGTATGAAGGTATTGTCGCAGTGATATTTTGCTGAATAGAATCTATCCTTACTACAATTTTATTTTCATTATTTGTTTTTACTATTTCACATTCCAAACCACACAGAGGTCCTTGTTCTATTGTTTTGATTTCCCCTACTTTGGGCATATCCAGTTTTTTTTCAATATTAGTAATCTCTTCAGTACTGGTTAATAGTTTTATTTTTTTTATCTCATTTTCTTTTACAATTGCATAATCTGATCCAAATCGAATACAAGCCCCCGTACCTTCTATGGACAGTGTTTTATAAAAATCCATCGAAGAATTAATATATACAAATACATACGATGGGAATAATGGCAATTCTACTGTTTTCGTCCGGTCACTCCATTTTCTAACCGTTTTAATCAGAGGTAAATACGCTTTTATTTGATTTTCTTTTAGGAGTTTTTCTACTTTTTTTTCATGTCTTGATCTTACATAGAGGACATACCAACCGCTCTTTATAGGTTTATTCATAAATGACATTGTGTTTTAAGGGTAATAATCAATGTGTGTAATTAAACTGACGTTATAAAATGATTGTTTTTTAATTTTTTTGTTTTTACATAAAACCATATTCTGTGACGGTAGGGGGGTATTCACTTAATACAGCTATACAGTTACTATTAAAGGTTATACATTTATAAAATATCGCTGATGCTTTGATAGAAAGTGGGGTTGGTATATTTCTCTTTTAAGAAAATGTCATTTCTCAAAACATCAACTAATCAAAGTAAATTTAAATTCTTATAGTGTAGGGGCACAAACAATTAATTCATACTACCAATCACTATACGTACTGCATAATATCTTTGAAAAAAGACAGAATGAGCAAACATTCAATGCAAACTTCAGAAAAAAAAGTAATTAGTATACAACTAAAATGTAAAATAAATATTAAGTTATTACCTTATTTAATACGGATGTAACATATATTTATTGTATTCTCTTTTTCTTAGAAATGAAAAGGAAAGATGAGTAAGAGAAGTATTCTTTTATTTAAAAGCAAAGCTCCGCTACTTTGAGTCCCATCATTTCTACATAATATTGAAATGAATGTTTGTCAATCAATTAATTCTTTACATAATCTTGAGGGGCTCGATATAAAAGAAATGAAAAATTACTTTTTCTATATTATACGTTTCAAATGTAATGTTTTGGGAAAAACTAAGTTTACGGTAAAAACACAAAAAAAATACGGTAACATTTAATCCTAACAAAAAAACATATTTAAACAACTGTTTAACAACAATTTAAACACACGGATGTTTTTATATGATTCTAAATTTTAACATTTTTTAAGTAAAAAAACAGCAAAGGTGTTAATCTACAAAAGTAAGATTTGATTACTGAATAAGGGCATTATTTACATTTCTCACCAAAACCAATAAACCATTAATAATCAGCACATAAACTAAAAAAAACAGCTAATAACCAGAGAGTTTAGTGAGTTATAAACATAAATAATTAAAATAATTACCATAACAATACTGATGAAAAAGCGTAACTATTTGATTAACAATCTACTTATATTTGAGTAGTTAGTGTTTAACAATAAATCATTTTATCATGCTAAAAAACATCTTAAATTTATCAGGAGCTCAAGAAATCAATAAAAATGAGCAAAAGAAAATCAGTGGTGGTTTCGGAAGAGGTGGATGTACCGGTTCTGGATCCAGATGCTGCGTTCAAACACAATGGGGTGAATTTTGTGATGCAGGAAGATGCATCAACGGTCGCTACTGCTTCTGGTATTAATCCTGTTCAAAACAAAGCCTCTGATATATATCACAGAGGCTTTCTCTACATGAGGTAGCACACACACTACTTCGACTCCTCCAACACTTCTTTTAACTGTGTATAACAAGCATACGCTAAAGGTGTAAGTGAATCTCCCTTAGGTGTTATGGGGTAATTTACGGCATCCTTCATAAAATTAGCATACGTCATCCCCCATCGATTTCCGACTAAGCCTTCTGGCACTTCCATAAAACGGTGAATCATATCATAGATCTCCAGATGGTGAAGCCTGGCTCCTTCCAATCCTATTCTCTCTAATCCGTATACCAATTGATTGTGTTTTAAATCCTGACGTATCAGCTCAATGATCAGTTCTTTGTCTCTCATGTGTTCTATTTTTTCTAAGATGGTTGTTATTTACTATACAAAACAATCTACATCTATTGCTTGTTTTATGCTTTTTACTTTTTTTAAATTAATCAATGTGCATACTTTATTTATATAACTAATATTTATAAAGGATACTTTTACCTTAAAAAAACAGTGTGAAACTCCTTACATTATATTTTTTACAAATTTACATAAAAAAAGAATATTCAACCACAATATTACACACAATAGTATAATATTATATACTATTGTAATTAGAACGAAGTAACCGTATACTAATAAAATTAAGACAGAGACTTTTATATACTACCGCTACACTACTTTTCCTAAAAACCATCATTATTAGATATACAACAGGTATTTTCACCTATTGGAACATGATACTTTTCAAATTAGATTTGTTTTACTTTTAAACCTATACCTGTTCGTACGTATTTTTAATCAATCATTTTATAAAAACACCTGCGTTTGAAAACATAAAATATTTTATAAACTTGATAAGAAACCTACTCCCATTCTCAAGTTATATAGGTTCAATTATTATTAACAACCCCAAAAATGGCAACCCTAAAAGATAATCAACTTGGTAAAGTTATTGTGCTAAGCACCCAGCATCTATTTGGTAGAAATAAAGCCGTAGTAAACACTTTTTTACCGGAAAATGATGTTTCAAAAAGTCATGCTATTATATTTTGGAAAGGGGATTCCTGGTATTTACAAGATCAAAGCAAAAATGGAACACTTGTAGATAACAAATTTATTCACAATGATATTATTCAATTAAAAGTTGGTCAAAAAATAAAATTCACCCAACGAAATGACTCTTTTTGGAAAATTACAAACCTCAACAAACCCTGTAGTTATATTCAAAATATTTTTGATGCTTCTTATATAGAATTAGATCTCGGAGTATTATTAATTAATAATGATGTAAAAGATTGTATGTTATACATTAATGAGGACAAAAAATGGATTTTAGAAAATGATGAACGATCTATGATCATTAATGATGGGGATTTTATCCGTTTTCAAAATCAACATTGGATATTTCATAAAAATGAAGACCTTGAAGATACAGTACGCTCTAAAAACATCCTAAAAAATATCACATTCTTATTCGAAGTATGCCCCTCTTATAATGAAGTTATTATTACGGTTTTAATCAATGATTATAAAATCGTATTAGGCGCATCTTCATCTCACCTTATTTTACTTTTATTAGCTAAAAAAGTACAGGAAGATATGTCTCTGGAAATCCCTTCATCCCATATCGGATGGATAAAAACCGAAACGCTCATCGATGTTCTCAATGAATCTATCTCTGGACATATTGATAGTCATTTCATCAATGAACAGCTATATCAAGTAAGAAAAGAATTATACGAGATTGAGAACTATGGTCATCTATTAGGTAGTCTAATCGAAAAGAAAAATGCACGAATTCGCTTTAATCATTCTCGCATTGCTATTACAGAATCATCAACATCATTAAAAATAGATTAAACAAGTAAAAAACAACAAACTCATATTATAAAAAAATAACAATGAACTATCACACCCTATATTTCTGTATATCTGACAATTTATAATAAAAAAGTAAGAATTAACTTTCATAAAAATAAAAAATGTAGTAATTATATTACATAAAAAATCTTAAAATAAAATTTTGATAATCTAAAAAAATAGTAAATTGTATGCGGTTTTGTAGCCATTTTTATCCTTTTTAAAAATAAAATGTAATATAAAACCTATTAATAAACCTACCCTAAAAATGAGTACTTTACACAACAATTTACTTTCAGTAACTGGTATTATATCATTTCATTTTTTTGAAATGATGAACTATAAAAACAATGTTACTTATTATCAAAAAAGAAAAAGTACTTGCTTTTTATCTTTACTCAATACTATTCCCTGTAAAAAAACAGTGATTGTATTAGCAAAAAAAAGAATTTTCAGAAAGCAGGGCTTCAATCTTCGGGAGCATTTTTCAAGCATATTCATACCTCTATTTTCTATAAGAATCTCTTTTTTAAGGTTTTGGTTACAATCTATTGTCGCTATAAGGTAGTACTACTGCATCCTAACGAATTGTTTTTGAGCAATTCTCACAACGATACTAAAAAATCTTGCTAATAATTTTTCACAATGAATACATCTAACAATCAAAAGGCTGATTCGGACCTAGAAATAAAGAACTATACCATTATTGAACTTATTGGGGAAGGTGGTTATGGAAAAGTATATAAAGCACTTCAGAAAAGTACAGAACAGACCGTAGCTATCAAACTACTTAAGTTTAGTCTAACACTAGACGAAAATAAAAAGAAACAGCAGATACATCGTTTCGAAAGAGAAACTAAACTCTGTGCTGAAATCAGCCATCCTAATATTGTAAAAATGTTAGATAAGGGCTATACAACTACTGGAGAGCCTTTTGCCGTATTTGAATATATTTCAGGAGTTACCCTAAAAGATTTAATTATAAAAAACAATGGTCTTGCTCCTCAAAAAGCAGCACTTCTTATGGGGCAAGTTCTGGATGCATTGGTCAGTGCTCATAAGAAAGGAATTGTACACCGGGATCTAAAACCTCAAAATATCATGGTAACCAATACAGGAGCTGCCCCAGTGGCAAAAGTATTGGATTTTGGTATTGGAGCGATTACTCATGAGGTTCGATCCAAAGATTATATGAGCCTTACTCTAACTAAAGAAATGGTAGGGACTCCTGCTTATAGTGCTCCTGAGCAATTACGGGGAGAAGCACCTACCGTAAAATCCGATTTATATGCCTGGGGATTGGTATTAATAGAGTGCCTTACCGGGCAGCCGGTAATCCACGGAAACTCAGTTGCAGAAATTTTCCAACAACAATTACATCCCAGTAATATTGTATTGCCCGCATCGCTGGCAGGTCATGAAATAGCTGATATATTAAGAAAAGTACTTGACAAAAAATCCCGTACCCGAATTGGAGATGCAACCCGATTGTACAATGATTTTATCAAAATAAATTTCCAATCACTGGTTGGTAACCTCAGTGAGAAAAAAGTAACACACGCTATTGATAGTGATACCGAGGTCAATGAAATGGTTTGGACCCCAACTGCCAATGAAAAACGACAAATCAACGTTCTGGCGATTAAGCTCGGGATGACAGTAACCAAACAATGTGCACTTGACACAGAAACTATAGAGACAATTCACCAAGATCAACTTCGCAATTGTGAAGATATTGCTATTCGCTATGGAGGATATACTGCCGGAAAAATTACGAATAACCTGCTTATTTATTTCGGATATCCTCAAGTAAGTGATAATGATGCGCGAAGAGCAGGAAGAACTGCTCTGGAAATCATATCTCAGATAAAGCGAAGAGGAGAAACCTTGCTACAGCAACAAGGCCTGGAATTTCATATTAGAATCGCTATTCACTCTGGAGATGTAATGATCAACCCCAATGCAACCCCTGACGGAAAAGTCCCTGGAACCGCATTTGATCTTTTATATCAAACACGTGATAATTCCGTTCAGGTTACTGAAACTTCCAAAAAATTATTAGATCCGTATCTTGTTTTTAAAAAACCTACCCATATACAATTAGCTTTTTCTCATGAAGCCATCCCTATTTATGAACTGGTTGGGGAACACCAAATGGAAGCTTCTTCATTCTTACGTCCATGGAGTGCTAATAGAGCAATGATCGGTCGTATTAAAGAAAAAAACACAATTCTATCTGCATGGAAAGATACAATCACAGGAAACGGTTCCTCTATATTGATAAAAGGGAGA contains:
- a CDS encoding D-cysteine desulfhydrase family protein encodes the protein MASKYNLGFFPTPLHELKTLSTLYDNYTIYIKRDDQTGLATGGNKTRKLEYLLQEALHQGCDAIITAGAQQSNHCRQTAAACAIANLECHLMLGGTRPDQFDGNLLLSSILGATIHFTGDNRKGEDIISLKKQLEQQGKKPYIIPYGGSNSIGAMGFVHAIKELKAQLSSQQVQIDYIFFASSSGGMQAGVTMGCEIYDLNTTLIPINIDKDETHGTALEQVVLDIIREGSKTLPINRSYTIDDIPLNKEYDEAGYGVFTHQENKAITTLAQKEGILLDPVYTGRAFYGMIDHLEKKKIPVNSKVLFWHTGGFPAIFKFTEALSPQTKAAYE
- a CDS encoding transglutaminase family protein, with protein sequence MNNIEVYLQPTRYIDYRTDEIQQIVGAFLNQSYSQKEIAIQLYLTVRDQWRYNPYHLSFTENAYKASTIAVKKEGHCVDKSILLIACLRAVGIPARIHLAKVKNHIAVERLTEKFGTNEITPHGMVNLFLEGSWVKVSPAFNKELCYKCNVPPLDFDGKKDAIFQQYDNTGNLFMEYLDDYGHFEDIPTEFIFENFKANYPHIYKIFEGSNEIQL
- a CDS encoding tryptophan-rich sensory protein, with amino-acid sequence MKYLFFLIIFLIINFAALGIGVYLMNNGPVSEWYISLNKAPWSPPNWLFGVAWSFIMVCFSFYMANLVVVRINKQIIVLFFAQFFLNFFWNFAFFNQHWVMEAFIILLVLTAILGFFLIRYARDVKQFSLLALPYFVWLLLACSLNGYVVFNN
- a CDS encoding glutathione peroxidase; this translates as MKYFYKLLLCIVVTISCNQKKEAKNPSIYDIEIQSITGETMKLSDYKGKKILIVNVASKCGFTKQYKGLQALYEKHQDSLVIIGVPCNQFGQQEPGTKTEIQSFCKLNYGVTFPLTEKVNVQGEEQHHLYQWLTDKTYNKSKNSKVKWNFQKYLISEQGTLLDVFSSEIPPLSDQITKYL
- a CDS encoding UpxY family transcription antiterminator, coding for MNKPIKSGWYVLYVRSRHEKKVEKLLKENQIKAYLPLIKTVRKWSDRTKTVELPLFPSYVFVYINSSMDFYKTLSIEGTGACIRFGSDYAIVKENEIKKIKLLTSTEEITNIEKKLDMPKVGEIKTIEQGPLCGLECEIVKTNNENKIVVRIDSIQQNITATIPSYYLSSSLCVN
- a CDS encoding FHA domain-containing protein; this translates as MATLKDNQLGKVIVLSTQHLFGRNKAVVNTFLPENDVSKSHAIIFWKGDSWYLQDQSKNGTLVDNKFIHNDIIQLKVGQKIKFTQRNDSFWKITNLNKPCSYIQNIFDASYIELDLGVLLINNDVKDCMLYINEDKKWILENDERSMIINDGDFIRFQNQHWIFHKNEDLEDTVRSKNILKNITFLFEVCPSYNEVIITVLINDYKIVLGASSSHLILLLLAKKVQEDMSLEIPSSHIGWIKTETLIDVLNESISGHIDSHFINEQLYQVRKELYEIENYGHLLGSLIEKKNARIRFNHSRIAITESSTSLKID